One region of Streptomyces davaonensis JCM 4913 genomic DNA includes:
- a CDS encoding bifunctional serine/threonine-protein kinase/ABC transporter substrate-binding protein, which yields MSEPLSPTDPSRIAGFRLLRRLGAGGMGVVYLGRDDEGTLAAVKVIRGESTDDQDFRARFGREADLARRVSSRWVVPVLAADAEADEPWLATAFVPGPSLVEAVAEHGPLPAATARSLGRRLAEALADLHAAGLVHRDVKPANVLLALDGPRLIDFGVARSEDDTALTASGMVVGSPGFLSPEQARGQTATAASDIFSLGGVLAYALTGRPPFGSGAPEALLYRTVHDEPDLDGIDDDSRTLVARCLAKEPEDRPTAEELRDLLAEDEPDGTLRLPDPVARMIAARSAEGLALPEIEPTHLDESATAPTQDTPPEDQRPNRRRLLLAGGALLLAASGGTAAALLATRDKDKEPGPSRPVYVLGVHATEDTALVSRVSERAARLAVAQHNAVRNRAYDLKVRVLRDRGDAASAQGVASRFTADRDVVAVLGPVAELPMRSAAKIYGQAGLTHVSSTTGQQDYFVTSPKASFQTGVAHIGIGGWIALHALLTNQLVRIGVVLDRSGGTTIQDQTGLLVQQWRSQGVEVVPKVVAEETGDGPDAVRALLASEVGAFAYLGPMDATVAAARQLAAAGFDGPRWMQGLLYGTDFPERAGAAGEGWYVVNAVADPSALTTKAAQEFTAAWRKSYGAAPEPYAMEAYDSVRLLLGEFARTVPARAGARPKRAALSERLAKVKYQGIDRTYTFGAYNNFPLSEEGWLGNTYVHEVHNGRFRQVGSLADLRNAGNAEG from the coding sequence ATGAGTGAGCCGCTGAGCCCCACCGACCCCTCCCGTATCGCCGGATTCCGGCTGCTGCGGCGGCTCGGCGCGGGCGGCATGGGCGTGGTCTACCTCGGGCGCGACGACGAAGGCACCCTCGCCGCGGTCAAGGTGATCCGCGGTGAGAGCACGGATGACCAGGACTTCCGCGCACGGTTCGGGCGCGAGGCCGATCTGGCGAGGCGAGTGAGCAGCCGCTGGGTGGTGCCCGTGCTCGCCGCGGACGCGGAAGCCGACGAGCCCTGGCTGGCGACCGCGTTCGTCCCCGGCCCCTCCCTCGTCGAGGCAGTGGCGGAACACGGCCCGCTGCCCGCCGCCACGGCACGCTCGCTCGGGCGGCGGCTGGCCGAGGCCCTCGCGGATCTGCACGCGGCCGGGCTCGTCCACCGGGACGTCAAGCCCGCCAACGTGCTCCTCGCCCTGGACGGACCCCGGCTGATCGACTTCGGGGTGGCGCGGTCCGAGGACGATACGGCGCTGACGGCTTCCGGCATGGTCGTCGGCAGCCCCGGCTTCCTCTCCCCCGAACAGGCACGCGGACAGACGGCCACCGCGGCGAGCGACATCTTCTCGCTCGGCGGCGTCCTCGCCTACGCCCTGACCGGCCGCCCGCCCTTCGGCAGCGGAGCACCCGAGGCCCTGCTGTACCGCACCGTCCACGACGAACCCGACCTCGACGGCATCGACGACGACTCCCGGACCCTCGTGGCCCGCTGTCTCGCCAAGGAGCCGGAAGACCGGCCCACCGCCGAAGAGTTGCGGGATCTGCTGGCCGAGGACGAGCCGGACGGCACCCTTCGACTCCCCGACCCGGTCGCGCGCATGATCGCCGCGCGGTCCGCCGAGGGCCTCGCGCTGCCCGAGATCGAGCCGACGCACCTCGACGAGTCCGCCACGGCACCCACTCAGGACACGCCCCCGGAGGATCAGCGCCCGAACAGGCGCCGACTGCTGCTGGCCGGTGGGGCGTTGCTGCTCGCGGCGTCGGGCGGGACCGCCGCGGCGCTGCTCGCGACCCGCGACAAGGACAAGGAGCCCGGCCCGTCCCGGCCCGTGTACGTCCTGGGCGTGCATGCCACCGAGGACACGGCGCTCGTCAGCCGGGTCAGCGAACGCGCCGCCCGGCTCGCCGTCGCCCAGCACAACGCCGTCCGCAATCGCGCGTACGACCTGAAGGTACGGGTCCTTCGGGACCGGGGCGACGCGGCCAGCGCCCAGGGCGTGGCGAGCCGGTTCACCGCGGACCGGGACGTGGTGGCCGTCCTCGGGCCCGTCGCCGAACTCCCGATGCGGTCGGCGGCGAAGATCTACGGCCAGGCCGGGTTGACGCATGTGTCGAGCACGACGGGCCAGCAGGACTACTTCGTGACCTCACCCAAGGCGTCCTTCCAGACCGGCGTGGCGCACATCGGGATCGGTGGCTGGATCGCGCTGCACGCCCTGCTCACCAACCAGTTGGTGCGTATCGGTGTGGTCCTGGACCGCTCCGGTGGCACCACCATCCAGGACCAGACGGGTCTGCTCGTGCAGCAGTGGCGGAGCCAGGGTGTCGAGGTGGTGCCCAAGGTCGTGGCCGAGGAGACCGGCGACGGTCCCGACGCGGTGCGCGCGCTGCTCGCCAGTGAGGTGGGCGCCTTCGCCTACCTCGGCCCGATGGACGCCACCGTCGCCGCGGCCCGCCAGCTGGCCGCGGCCGGCTTCGACGGCCCGCGCTGGATGCAGGGTCTGCTTTATGGCACGGACTTCCCCGAGCGCGCGGGAGCCGCGGGTGAGGGCTGGTACGTCGTCAACGCCGTGGCCGATCCGTCCGCCCTCACCACCAAGGCGGCCCAGGAGTTCACCGCCGCCTGGCGCAAGAGCTACGGCGCCGCCCCGGAACCCTATGCCATGGAGGCGTACGACTCGGTTCGTCTGCTGCTCGGCGAGTTCGCGCGCACGGTGCCCGCGCGGGCGGGTGCCCGGCCGAAGCGGGCCGCGCTCAGCGAACGGCTGGCGAAGGTCAAGTACCAGGGCATCGACCGGACTTACACCTTCGGCGCATACAACAACTTCCCCCTCTCCGAGGAGGGCTGGCTGGGCAATACGTATGTGCACGAAGTGCACAACGGGCGCTTCCGGCAAGTCGGTTCGCTGGCCGATCTCCGGAACGCGGGGAATGCTGAAGGCTGA
- a CDS encoding bifunctional serine/threonine-protein kinase/ABC transporter substrate-binding protein has translation MDRLLPSDPSVIGEYRLAARLGAGGMGVVYLARSPLGTWCALKSIRAEHADDPGFRARFRRETELAARLGGRWTVPVLAADAEARSPWLATAYVPGPSLAEAIVRHGPWPTAQLRCLGAALAEALEEVHGCGLVHRDVKPANILLAADGPRLIDFGIARAVGVTALTTDGSVIGSPGYLSPEQARGRTVGPPSDVFSLGCVLAHAATGRPVFGTGGAAGVLYRTVHEEPDLDGVPEALAGIVRRCLSKQPEQRPQVGELQEFLGPFDERNWLPEGLPALVAARAARVLDLPVPQGTVTDGARVADVADALTQTAEPAPSAPTTRRRVLAAGGAVLGVGTIGVGSWWRWGRSDPNGTTGSGNLPRHVIGLLGDRSDSVFTAHERGARLAVSEHNAVAGRAFDLVLRTADDGGTAKTATAAAGTLAANPGLVVVIGAGTNTTAPAVMVACMQAGVAHLVTRADSSELNNVNVTTTLLLRSTKTAGPPAILQYLNRVVKPARTAVVHDLTDEDATLPTVRIVTVHRKLSGDSRLEDVAPGQGFDRTARRIADRGDDAVFFAGIRPDRAAACARALRRAGYRGPCVADEHVLGARFLAAGDGWMIGTGYTDPVADPRIKAFTASHRARFGAAPAPWAAEAYDAVRFIAYGLTAAGDEVRTILRSELLRRPWQGITRRASYDLDDQFFETGEDSGEFLYRVTDRALRFVSRADDIGGAATN, from the coding sequence GTGGATCGGCTGCTGCCGTCCGATCCGTCGGTGATCGGCGAGTACCGGCTGGCGGCCCGGCTCGGCGCGGGCGGGATGGGCGTGGTGTACCTGGCGCGCTCCCCGCTCGGCACCTGGTGCGCCCTGAAGTCGATCCGCGCCGAGCATGCCGATGACCCCGGGTTCCGGGCCCGTTTCCGGCGCGAGACGGAACTCGCGGCTCGGCTCGGCGGCCGCTGGACCGTGCCCGTCCTCGCGGCCGACGCCGAGGCCCGCTCCCCGTGGCTGGCCACGGCCTATGTGCCGGGACCCTCCCTCGCCGAGGCCATCGTCCGGCACGGGCCCTGGCCGACGGCTCAACTGCGCTGCCTGGGTGCCGCGTTGGCCGAGGCACTGGAGGAGGTCCACGGGTGCGGTCTGGTGCACCGGGATGTGAAGCCCGCCAACATCCTGCTGGCCGCCGACGGTCCCCGTCTGATCGACTTCGGCATCGCCCGCGCGGTCGGGGTGACCGCCCTGACCACCGACGGGTCGGTCATCGGCTCCCCCGGCTATCTCTCGCCCGAGCAGGCGCGCGGTCGCACGGTCGGTCCGCCGAGCGACGTCTTCTCGCTGGGCTGCGTCCTGGCTCACGCCGCCACCGGCCGCCCCGTCTTCGGCACCGGCGGCGCGGCCGGCGTCCTGTACCGCACGGTGCACGAGGAACCCGACCTGGACGGCGTACCCGAGGCGCTCGCCGGGATCGTACGGCGGTGTCTGTCGAAGCAGCCGGAGCAGCGGCCGCAGGTCGGCGAACTCCAGGAGTTCCTGGGCCCGTTCGACGAGCGGAACTGGCTGCCGGAGGGGCTGCCCGCGCTGGTGGCGGCGCGTGCGGCGCGGGTGTTGGACCTGCCGGTGCCGCAGGGCACGGTCACCGACGGGGCCCGGGTGGCCGATGTGGCGGATGCCCTGACGCAGACCGCCGAGCCGGCGCCGAGCGCTCCGACGACCCGCCGCCGGGTGCTGGCCGCCGGTGGCGCGGTCCTCGGTGTCGGCACGATCGGTGTGGGCAGTTGGTGGCGCTGGGGCCGCTCCGACCCGAACGGCACCACCGGTTCCGGGAACCTGCCCCGGCACGTGATCGGGCTCCTCGGTGACCGGTCCGACTCGGTGTTCACGGCGCATGAGCGCGGCGCCCGGCTGGCGGTGAGCGAGCACAACGCCGTCGCGGGACGCGCCTTCGACCTGGTCCTGCGCACCGCCGACGACGGCGGCACCGCGAAGACAGCCACCGCGGCGGCCGGGACACTGGCTGCCAACCCGGGCCTGGTCGTGGTGATCGGCGCCGGTACCAACACGACCGCCCCCGCGGTGATGGTGGCTTGTATGCAGGCCGGGGTGGCCCACTTGGTCACCCGGGCCGACAGCAGCGAACTCAACAACGTCAACGTCACCACCACGCTGCTGCTCCGGTCCACGAAGACCGCGGGGCCTCCGGCGATCCTGCAGTATCTGAACCGGGTGGTGAAACCCGCGCGCACCGCGGTGGTCCACGATCTGACCGACGAAGACGCGACCCTCCCCACGGTCCGCATCGTCACCGTGCACAGGAAGCTCAGCGGCGACTCCCGGCTCGAGGACGTCGCCCCGGGCCAGGGCTTCGACAGGACGGCCCGACGGATCGCCGACCGCGGCGACGACGCGGTCTTCTTCGCGGGCATACGTCCCGACCGCGCCGCCGCCTGTGCGCGCGCCCTGCGCCGAGCGGGGTACCGCGGACCGTGCGTGGCGGACGAGCACGTGCTCGGCGCCCGGTTCCTCGCGGCCGGAGACGGCTGGATGATCGGCACGGGGTACACGGACCCCGTCGCCGACCCCCGTATCAAGGCGTTCACCGCCTCCCACCGCGCCCGCTTCGGCGCCGCCCCCGCGCCCTGGGCGGCCGAGGCGTACGACGCCGTCCGCTTCATCGCGTACGGTCTGACCGCCGCGGGCGACGAGGTCCGGACCATCCTCCGCTCCGAACTCCTGCGCCGCCCCTGGCAGGGCATCACCCGCAGGGCCAGCTATGACCTCGACGACCAGTTCTTCGAAACGGGCGAGGACTCGGGTGAGTTCCTGTACCGGGTGACCGACCGTGCCCTGCGGTTCGTGAGCCGCGCGGACGACATCGGCGGGGCCGCCACGAACTAG
- a CDS encoding glycoside hydrolase family 2: MTRHRTRPRARMWALLAAAALTLPPMGLMPTATAAEQPSTATAPSAAEAAVQTHGLKGEYFSMSAPGARDFAELGGTLLDPQINFSGLTSTFEELTGRTEHTTARWTGQLTAPATGDYTFHAIGDNGFRLYIDGEPVIDHWVGDWDREQTSAAVRLTAGEPHDFRLEMFQDTGGANMFLRWSTPTLPKQLVPMSAFTPPADFEVYPVEPTVAADGKRLRLRFDGRVGNLQAVKDHLKIEADTTAMPIGSVAPYPGDTSSLLVALSEPIQKNQLVRVSYDGAGGLTVGGESVPKVIRYAENASTHRLTTQWGDALDKQHPLPEYPRPQQVRANWKNLNGPWQFSAAEAGEQPVFGKSLDEKIIVPFPVESQLSGLERHEDHMFYRRLVEVPASWKVGKSDRANRLKLNFGAVDYRATVYVNGTKVAEHTGGYNAFSADITDALKGTGPQEIVVAVTDTGGANQPMGKQSTNPGGIFYTQTSGIWQTVWMEPVAAASIDDIVATPDIDTGTLAVKVGSDDASPTARVEAVARDARGNIVGRVSGAADKQLTLPVAKQHLWTPDDPYLYDLDVKLTDGGTTDRVGSYFGMREVGIEKVGGFNKLVLNGKPVFSLATLDQGFWPDGLYTAPSDEALAFDLKAHKKLGFNAVRKHIKVEPARWFYHADKLGLLVWQDFVSGNITDETGQKAFVDQGKEMMRQHHNSPSVIGWIVFNEGWGEWNREETGRITESVQTQDPSRVVNAHSGVNCCNSKGDSGKGDIIDHHDYNNTDPAFPDETRAAMDGEHGGFTLRTPGHMWPGAPTVIYSGVTTKEELTRKYVENTEQFYLAQAGAELSGSVYTQITDLENELNGLYTYDRRDIKVDPVRVRDINRKVIAAGAAAGTQKPLTGGGHWKLDDGAGTTAKDEGPNDQPLTLREGSSWIPGVHGTALKFDGQKQYAETAGPVIDTAGSYSVAAWVRLDQLPGNYATAVSQDSRATANSFYLQYGHGAFAFSTPGERRAQVPTTVETGRWYHLVGVRDATSNQIRLYVDGELAATTTGGPAYPSTGSLTVGRAHWDGSNVDFWNGAVDEVHAFDKALTSEEVGGLYGDEKP, encoded by the coding sequence ATGACACGACACCGCACCCGCCCGAGAGCCAGAATGTGGGCGCTGCTCGCCGCAGCCGCCCTCACCCTCCCCCCGATGGGGCTGATGCCCACCGCGACCGCCGCGGAGCAGCCCAGCACCGCAACCGCACCCTCCGCCGCTGAGGCCGCCGTCCAGACGCACGGCCTGAAGGGCGAGTACTTCAGCATGTCCGCGCCCGGCGCACGCGACTTCGCGGAGCTGGGCGGCACCCTCCTCGACCCTCAGATCAACTTCTCCGGACTGACCAGCACCTTCGAGGAGTTGACCGGCCGGACGGAACACACCACCGCGCGCTGGACGGGACAGCTCACGGCGCCCGCCACCGGCGACTACACCTTCCACGCCATCGGCGACAACGGCTTCCGCCTGTACATCGACGGCGAGCCCGTCATCGACCACTGGGTCGGCGACTGGGACCGGGAGCAGACCAGCGCCGCCGTACGGCTGACGGCCGGTGAGCCGCACGACTTCCGCCTGGAGATGTTCCAGGACACCGGCGGAGCCAACATGTTCCTGCGCTGGTCGACACCGACACTTCCCAAGCAGCTCGTGCCGATGTCGGCGTTCACCCCGCCGGCCGACTTCGAGGTGTACCCGGTCGAACCGACCGTCGCCGCGGACGGCAAGCGGCTGCGCCTGCGCTTCGACGGCCGCGTCGGCAACCTCCAGGCGGTCAAGGACCATCTGAAGATCGAGGCCGATACGACCGCGATGCCCATCGGATCGGTCGCCCCCTACCCCGGGGACACCTCGTCCCTCCTCGTCGCCCTCTCCGAGCCGATCCAGAAGAACCAGCTCGTCAGGGTCTCCTACGACGGAGCGGGCGGCCTCACGGTCGGCGGCGAGAGCGTGCCCAAGGTCATCCGGTACGCCGAGAACGCCTCCACTCACCGCCTCACCACCCAGTGGGGAGACGCACTCGACAAGCAGCATCCGCTGCCGGAGTACCCGCGCCCGCAGCAGGTGCGCGCCAACTGGAAGAACCTCAACGGCCCTTGGCAGTTCAGCGCCGCCGAGGCGGGCGAGCAACCGGTCTTCGGCAAGAGCCTCGACGAGAAGATCATCGTGCCGTTCCCCGTCGAGTCCCAACTCTCGGGCCTCGAACGGCACGAGGACCACATGTTCTACCGCAGGCTCGTCGAGGTCCCGGCGAGCTGGAAGGTGGGCAAGAGCGACCGGGCCAACCGGCTCAAGCTCAACTTCGGTGCCGTGGACTACCGGGCCACTGTCTATGTCAACGGCACGAAGGTCGCCGAACACACCGGCGGCTACAACGCCTTCAGCGCGGACATCACCGACGCGCTCAAGGGCACAGGTCCGCAGGAGATCGTGGTCGCGGTGACCGACACCGGCGGTGCCAACCAGCCCATGGGCAAGCAGTCCACGAACCCGGGCGGCATCTTCTACACCCAGACCTCCGGCATCTGGCAGACCGTGTGGATGGAGCCCGTCGCCGCCGCCTCGATCGACGACATCGTTGCCACGCCCGACATCGACACCGGCACGCTCGCCGTGAAGGTCGGCTCCGACGACGCCTCCCCCACCGCCCGTGTCGAGGCCGTGGCCCGCGACGCCCGCGGCAACATCGTCGGCCGGGTCAGCGGAGCGGCCGACAAGCAACTCACCCTGCCCGTGGCCAAGCAGCACCTGTGGACGCCGGACGACCCCTACCTCTACGACCTCGACGTGAAGCTCACCGACGGCGGGACCACCGACCGGGTCGGCAGCTACTTCGGCATGCGCGAGGTCGGCATCGAGAAGGTCGGCGGCTTCAACAAGCTCGTCCTCAACGGCAAGCCGGTCTTCTCCCTCGCCACCCTGGACCAGGGCTTCTGGCCCGACGGTCTGTACACCGCGCCCAGCGACGAAGCCCTCGCCTTCGACCTCAAGGCCCACAAGAAGCTCGGCTTCAACGCCGTCCGCAAGCACATCAAGGTGGAACCGGCCCGCTGGTTCTACCACGCCGACAAACTGGGCCTGCTGGTCTGGCAGGACTTCGTCTCCGGCAACATCACCGACGAGACCGGCCAGAAGGCCTTCGTCGACCAGGGCAAGGAGATGATGCGGCAGCACCACAACTCGCCGTCCGTCATCGGCTGGATCGTCTTCAACGAGGGCTGGGGCGAGTGGAACCGCGAGGAGACCGGCCGGATCACCGAGTCGGTGCAGACCCAGGACCCGTCCCGCGTCGTCAACGCGCACAGCGGAGTCAACTGCTGCAACTCCAAGGGTGATTCGGGCAAGGGCGACATCATCGACCACCACGACTACAACAACACCGACCCCGCCTTCCCCGACGAGACACGGGCCGCCATGGACGGCGAGCACGGCGGCTTCACTCTGCGCACCCCGGGCCATATGTGGCCGGGCGCCCCGACCGTGATCTACAGCGGTGTCACCACGAAGGAGGAGCTGACCCGCAAGTACGTGGAGAACACGGAGCAGTTCTATCTCGCCCAGGCCGGCGCCGAGCTGTCCGGATCGGTGTACACCCAGATCACCGACCTGGAGAACGAACTCAACGGCCTCTACACGTACGACCGTCGCGACATCAAGGTCGACCCGGTCCGCGTACGGGACATCAACCGCAAGGTGATCGCCGCCGGAGCCGCCGCGGGCACCCAGAAGCCGCTCACGGGCGGCGGGCACTGGAAGCTCGATGACGGCGCGGGCACGACCGCGAAGGACGAGGGCCCCAACGACCAACCCCTCACCCTTCGCGAGGGCTCTTCCTGGATCCCCGGAGTCCACGGCACCGCGCTGAAGTTCGACGGCCAGAAGCAGTACGCCGAGACCGCCGGACCGGTGATCGACACCGCGGGCAGCTACTCGGTGGCCGCCTGGGTCCGCCTGGACCAGCTCCCGGGCAACTACGCCACCGCGGTCAGCCAGGACTCCCGCGCCACCGCCAACTCCTTCTACCTCCAGTACGGACACGGCGCCTTCGCCTTCAGCACCCCCGGCGAGCGTCGCGCCCAGGTGCCGACCACCGTCGAGACCGGCCGCTGGTACCACCTCGTCGGCGTCCGGGACGCCACGAGCAACCAGATCCGGCTCTACGTCGACGGCGAGCTCGCAGCAACCACCACCGGCGGCCCCGCCTACCCGAGCACCGGCTCCCTGACCGTGGGCCGGGCGCATTGGGACGGCTCGAACGTCGACTTCTGGAACGGCGCCGTCGACGAGGTCCACGCCTTCGACAAGGCGCTCACCTCTGAGGAGGTGGGCGGCCTCTACGGCGACGAGAAGCCCTGA
- a CDS encoding IS1182 family transposase, with protein sequence MSLESRSDDGVPELTARVVRASFPKGTLAIRIREALGVLFTDEDFAAAFPDRGRPAISPGALALVSVLQYAEGLSDRQAADQVRARMDWKFLLGLELDDPGFDFTVLGDFRSRLIMHGLEERVLEAMLARLSQAALLRAGGRQRTDSTHVLAAVRTLNRMEFVGETLRAALEALAAAAPDWLAPLISSAWVERYGNKVDNYRFPKGENVRREWAERVGRDGFALLDAIDGPTALAWLGEVPAVRVLRRAWAEQYHRDGQGVRWREGKDLPPARDRLSSPYDTDAHYGIKRGAGWCGYKVHLSETCEPTTPHLITNVETTNATVNDTEVTTTIHQRLAGRGLGPREHVVDAGYVTAAHILAAREDHGIDLVGPVGADTHHNERDPQAPHLTQAAFTTDWDARKVTCPQGASSVSWSQQRKASGTPLVRVHFALADCDPCPLRPRCTKAANGKWGRSLTLLPREQQQILEERRAEQQTEAWKERYDVRAGVEGTISQAVRRTHLRRTPYRGQSKTHLANILSATALNLTRVDAWLNDTPLGTTRVPHLARLTLAA encoded by the coding sequence ATGTCGTTGGAGTCGCGGTCGGATGACGGGGTGCCTGAGCTGACGGCTCGGGTGGTGCGGGCCTCGTTCCCGAAGGGGACCTTGGCCATCCGGATTCGTGAGGCGCTCGGTGTGCTGTTCACGGATGAAGATTTCGCCGCCGCCTTCCCCGACCGAGGCCGGCCCGCGATCTCGCCGGGAGCTCTGGCTCTGGTGTCGGTGCTGCAGTATGCCGAGGGTCTGTCCGACCGGCAGGCCGCTGACCAGGTGCGGGCCAGAATGGACTGGAAGTTTTTGCTGGGGCTGGAGCTGGATGATCCGGGGTTCGACTTCACCGTCCTGGGGGATTTCCGCTCCCGTCTGATCATGCACGGGCTGGAAGAGCGGGTCCTGGAGGCGATGCTGGCCCGGCTCTCACAGGCCGCGCTGCTGAGGGCCGGCGGTCGGCAGCGGACCGACTCCACTCATGTGCTGGCCGCGGTGCGCACGCTGAACCGGATGGAGTTCGTCGGCGAGACGCTTCGGGCGGCGCTGGAGGCGCTGGCCGCGGCAGCCCCGGACTGGCTGGCGCCGTTGATCAGCTCCGCGTGGGTGGAGCGATATGGGAACAAGGTCGACAACTACCGTTTCCCGAAGGGGGAGAACGTCCGCCGGGAATGGGCCGAGCGGGTCGGCCGGGACGGGTTCGCTCTCCTGGACGCCATTGATGGGCCGACCGCTCTGGCCTGGCTGGGTGAGGTCCCCGCAGTCCGTGTCCTGCGCCGGGCCTGGGCAGAGCAGTATCACCGGGACGGGCAGGGGGTGCGCTGGCGGGAGGGCAAGGACCTCCCGCCGGCCAGAGACAGGCTGTCCTCGCCGTATGACACCGACGCCCACTACGGCATCAAGCGCGGGGCGGGCTGGTGCGGATACAAGGTCCACCTGAGCGAGACCTGCGAGCCAACCACACCGCACCTGATCACGAACGTGGAGACCACCAACGCCACCGTCAACGACACCGAGGTCACCACAACAATCCACCAGCGCCTGGCCGGACGCGGGCTTGGGCCGCGCGAGCATGTGGTGGACGCCGGATACGTCACCGCCGCCCACATCCTGGCCGCACGTGAGGACCACGGCATCGACCTGGTCGGACCCGTCGGCGCAGATACCCACCACAACGAACGTGACCCGCAGGCACCACACCTGACCCAGGCCGCCTTCACCACGGACTGGGACGCTCGGAAGGTCACCTGCCCCCAGGGAGCCTCCAGCGTCAGCTGGTCCCAGCAGCGCAAGGCCAGCGGGACCCCGCTCGTCCGGGTGCACTTCGCGCTCGCCGACTGCGATCCTTGCCCGCTGAGACCGAGGTGCACCAAGGCAGCCAACGGCAAATGGGGCCGCAGCCTGACCCTGCTGCCCCGCGAGCAGCAGCAGATCCTCGAAGAACGACGCGCTGAGCAGCAGACCGAGGCATGGAAAGAACGCTACGACGTGCGAGCCGGGGTGGAGGGCACCATTTCCCAGGCCGTCCGCCGCACCCACCTGCGACGCACCCCCTACCGAGGCCAGAGCAAAACCCACCTCGCGAACATCCTCTCCGCCACCGCCCTCAACCTCACCCGCGTCGACGCCTGGCTGAACGACACCCCACTCGGCACCACCCGCGTCCCCCACCTCGCACGACTCACCCTCGCGGCATAA
- a CDS encoding RNA-guided endonuclease InsQ/TnpB family protein gives MQLRFAFRLYPEPGQRSALARAFGCARVVFNDAVRAREDARRAGRPFPRAGELSRALITEAKRTSERSWLGEVSAVVLQQSLRDAETAYRNFFASLKGTRKGPKAGAPRYKSRKDARQSIRFTANARWNITDGGRLNLPKIGAVKVKWSRTLPATPSSVTVIKDAAGRYFASFVIDTDPAADAARMPGTDRTIGIDLGLTHFAVLSDGTKIDSPRFLRRAEKKLKKAQRELSRKQKGSKNREKARVKVARAHAKVADARREFHHQLSTRLISENQGIAVEDLSVAGLARIRLARSVHDAGWAQFVSMLEYKAKRYARTLVQVGRFEPTSQVCSACGRRDGPKPLHVRERTCAACGTVHDRDHNAAMNVRSAAGLAVTACGVQVRPEPVLAQHDEAGSLGSPRDAGAA, from the coding sequence ATGCAGCTTCGGTTCGCCTTCAGGTTGTACCCGGAGCCCGGTCAACGCTCAGCGCTGGCAAGGGCGTTCGGGTGCGCCCGCGTCGTGTTCAACGACGCGGTGCGTGCCCGGGAGGACGCCCGCAGGGCCGGGCGGCCGTTCCCCAGGGCCGGGGAGCTGTCCCGCGCCCTGATCACCGAGGCCAAACGGACGAGCGAGCGGTCCTGGCTGGGTGAGGTGTCCGCAGTCGTGCTCCAGCAGTCCCTGCGCGACGCCGAGACGGCCTACCGCAACTTCTTCGCCTCACTCAAAGGCACACGCAAGGGGCCGAAGGCGGGTGCGCCGCGGTACAAGTCCCGCAAGGATGCCCGGCAGTCGATCCGGTTCACTGCCAACGCCCGCTGGAACATCACCGACGGCGGCCGGCTGAACCTGCCGAAGATCGGTGCGGTGAAGGTGAAGTGGTCCCGCACCCTGCCCGCCACGCCCTCGTCCGTCACCGTGATCAAGGACGCGGCAGGACGGTACTTCGCCTCCTTCGTCATCGACACCGACCCGGCAGCCGACGCCGCACGGATGCCCGGAACCGACCGCACCATCGGCATCGATCTCGGCCTGACCCACTTCGCGGTCCTCTCCGACGGCACGAAGATCGACTCTCCGCGCTTCCTGCGGCGCGCGGAGAAGAAACTGAAGAAGGCCCAGCGGGAGCTGTCCCGCAAACAGAAGGGATCGAAGAACCGCGAGAAAGCCCGCGTGAAGGTCGCCCGCGCCCACGCCAAGGTCGCTGATGCACGCCGTGAGTTCCACCACCAGCTCTCCACGAGGCTGATCTCCGAGAACCAAGGGATCGCCGTGGAGGACCTGTCGGTGGCGGGACTGGCGCGCATCAGGCTGGCCAGGTCGGTGCATGATGCGGGCTGGGCCCAGTTCGTCAGCATGCTGGAGTACAAGGCGAAGCGGTATGCACGGACCCTGGTCCAGGTCGGCCGGTTCGAGCCCACCAGTCAGGTGTGTTCCGCCTGCGGTCGCCGTGACGGTCCCAAGCCCCTGCATGTGCGGGAGCGGACCTGCGCGGCCTGCGGCACGGTCCACGACCGGGACCACAATGCCGCAATGAATGTGAGATCGGCCGCCGGACTGGCGGTGACGGCCTGTGGAGTGCAGGTAAGACCAGAACCTGTTCTGGCACAGCACGATGAAGCAGGAAGCCTTGGAAGCCCGCGCGATGCCGGTGCCGCGTAG